The nucleotide window ATTTTTTGTATGATAATGAAATATTCAACGAAAAACATTTTGCTCGCACCAAAAAAAGATGGTCCAGCCAAAAACTTTCTTCAATaaaaacttcagttctagagctgaagttagACAGtttcaaaacaaaaacttcagctctggAGCTGAAGtccgccagttacaaaacaaaaacttcagctctagagctgaagtttgccagttacaaaaacaaaatcttcaccagttacaaacaaaaacttcagctctagagctgaagttcgccagttacaaaacaaaaacttcagctctagagctgaacttcaggcccggctactagaatgctgaagttttgcatgattgcctttgctacttcagccccgtatgctgaagttatgcgaaaaagcgggtacgcttgcattttttttgcaaagcggacacaagttaaaacgtgacacaaaaagcgggtatagatgcaaatgcctaAAGTAACTCTTAAATATTATTGACTAATAATCTTTTATGAATGGTAAGTAACGTAATATAACTAAATTACACTTGTAAAACTTATTTATTGTCAATGCATATAACTTAAATTTACTACATAAAATAAATAACGATATCAATTGGCAGTATGAAACCTAATTTTTCTCTTAATAATTGACCTACTAAGTAGAAATTTCCTGCTTGACTTCATCCTCTGTTTCCCATTAAATTCTGTTATAGGACTTCTTAACTAATGAGCCTTTTCAACTTCCCTGAAATTCAAGTAACTCGTCAGTTCCAAACTTGCATGTAATCACTCTTTTTATTCTTTTACCTTATTATGATTTTGGAATAAAAGAATTGCTCTATAGTAATCTCTTCTTTATTTACAGGCTAGAAACGAAAAAACCATGTCGATGATTCCTGAATTTTATTTAACAACATTGAAGAGGAAAAGAGTCATTGTGGAACAAGAATATGAGTATTTTCTGAATATATCAGTGCACCATGCTGAAGACATTGATTCTGTCACAAGACATCCCGATGGCGAGAAACGGATATATAGGGTCATCGGATGGGTGAATCCAGGAGACGAATTCATAACTCCAGCAGCAGAAGGATTGCCAAATCCAGAGTGGAATATAAAATACCAAGTTCCGTTAGGGATGTATGATCCCTACAAGTACTTGAACTTGGAAGTAGTCCGTGTTTGGTCAAAATCTAATCCTGGTACATCGAGTGGTTGTATGTTGGTCGGAAGGGCTCAGATTCCTTTGCCATAACTTAACCAGAATAATAAAGGCGAGCAACAGGGGGGtgtaagatagtttgttattggcaagttggaagtgAGATTCTTCCCACATCGGAAAAAAGAAGTTCCGTGCCTGTTATGTGAAACACCTTCGAGACCGACCTTACTCGTACCGTGcctgttagcctcggaactgatcattatgaaataacactcaacaggcacgagtttGTCTCAACAGGTACGAgtttgtctcaacaggcacgagactgactcaacaggcacgagactgactcaacaggcacgagattgtctcaacaggcacgagattgactcaacaggcacgagatcctagagttaattatttttaacagtaaaatcaaatttatttgaattttaaattcaaaattcgaataaatagtcgtgtctgtttgtgaaacaagacatccttctgaaagggtctgttggttgcctataaatacacaagaattccaacgaagtgaaatagaaaatcacaagtgttactgcaggctttgttgtatcctgaagagaatcgttttgtattttccctaaattagtatacaggcgataactctttaaggacagtcgatttttacgcctcaaagccaatttgattattttatttctAACAATCTTAAAGAGTTATACTGCTATGGAGAAATTGATGTCTGTCGTTGAGAATCCGAAGGAGTTCATCAAACTTGATCGTTTTGATGGAACGAACTTTACCCGTTGGAAAGACaagatgatattcttgttgtctgctCTCAATATCTACTATGTTCTTGATTATGCCTTGCCTCCAATGCCTGAGCCCACAGCAGAAGATTCTGACGTagtcaaggaagaaaggaagaaacgagaACATGATGAACTGTTGTGTCGCGGCCATATTCTGAATACTTTGATAGATCGACTCTATGATCTTTACTGCAATCTGAAGTCACCAAGAGAGATTTGGACTGCTCTACGAACTGCATACCAGAATGAAAAACGAGGTATTGACAAATTTCTGGCTCTGCAGtactttgaatttaaaatatttgatactagGCCTATAATGGATCAAATTCATGAACTGCAAATCTTAATATCAAAACTAAGTGATCTTGAAGTTAAAATTCCTGATGCACTTCAAATAGGTGCTATTCTTTCGAAATTGCCTTCCTCTTGGAATGActatagaaagaaaatcctaCATTCTATGGATAAAATGACTGTGGAACAATTTCGTACTCACATTCAAATTGAAAGTGAGACTCGTGCTCGTGATGCTATTAGTCAGCCTTCGAGTTCCGCAGTCAATTTTGTCAGTCAGAATGGTTCAGGAAGTGGGAACAAACATCTGAAAGTTTCCAAAAAGTCTTCttttaaaaaagagaaagaactttAGTTGTCATCATTGTGGAAAGAAAGGCCATATGATTCGGGACTGCAGATATAGAAAGGCAGGAATAAATTTCAATGCAGGCAATACCGAAAAGTCTAGAAAGATTGAAAATTCTGGAAATTCTGAAAAGGCAAACATAGTGGAAAATTCTGCCCAAGGACTGGTTGCCATGGTTTCCGCAATGCAAATTGGTATGGTCACAGAGTTGAATGTGGCTACCGCTGCTACAAATACTCAAGActggtggctagattcgggtgctactattcatgtctgttatgacaagaagatgttcaagacatatgcagaagtgcaggatTCTGAACAAGTCTTGATGGGAAACCATGTTGCGGCAGATGTTGCTGGAAAAGGAAGTATTGAGATTAACTTCACATCTGGCCAGAAGTTGACATTACTGAATGTATATCATGTTCCTGATATGAAGAAAAACTTAATGTCCGCTGCTTTGCTGTCAAAGAAAGGCTTCAAGATAGTTATTGAGTCTGATCATATAATAGTGTCTAAGAATGGTGTTTTTGTTGGAAAAGGCTATAACTGTAACGGCATGTTCAAATTGagtattaatgaaataaattatgtttCTGCTTACATCGTTGAGTCTGATTCTTgtttatggcatgctagactaggacatttaaattttggctccttgaattatatgtccaaaaatggttatatctcatgtaaaactcaacatataaaatgtgaaatttgcatacaagcaaagatgacaaagaaaccatttcgtaaagttgaaagatccacagaactattagatttaatacattcagacttgtgtgaattaaatggagaattaactagaggaggcaaaagatattttattatttttatagacGACTTCTCTAGATTTACATATGTTTACCTACTTAGAACTAAGGACGAAGCTTTTCAAAAGTTTAAAGAATACAAGTCTGTTGTGGAAAATCAAAGGAGtaggaaaattaaaattattcaaAGTGATAGAGGCGGagaatattttcctaacgaaTTTAATAAGTTCTGTGAAGAGCATGGCCTAATACATCAAATGAGTGCCCCttatactcctcaacaaaatgggttagcagaaagaaaaaatagaactttgGTGGATATGGTTAATGCTATGTTACTTAATGCACATTTGCCACATAATTTACGGGGTGAAGCACTACTAACTGcatgttatattttaaatagagTGCCTTCAAAAAGTATGCATATTTCGCCTTATGAGCTTTGGAATGGtagaaaaccaaatttaaattattttaaagtgtgggagtGTATATCCTATTATAGAGTACCTGACCATCAAAGAACAAAATTGGGTCCTAGAGGAATTAAAAGTGTTTTTATAGGATATGCACAACACTCCAAAGCTTATAGACTGCTAGATCTAGAATCTAATGTCATTATAGAATCTATACATGCTGAATTTATTGAAAATAGATTTATAAATGACAATGTTGATGAAATGACTGAAATAAATGGAAAACGTATTGATGCTAATAAATTGTCGCTTCCTGAaattattaaaactaaggaaagaagtgatGATATGCAGATAGAACCAAGGAaaagccaaagaataagaaaggaaaaacatcttggttctgattttatttcttcacaatctatagtatttcttaatgaaggagataggacaaacgtttgtaatcaaattccaattgtattaaatgttgaagaagacccaAAGACGTTTCAAGAAGCAATGTCTTCTAGAGACGCTGCTTTTTGGAAAGAGGCCATTAATGATGAAATGGACTGAATTATATCCAACAACActtgggttttggttgatcttcctcttggatcaaaacctataggttgtaagtgggtctttaggagaaagtacaatacagatggttccatccaaaccttcaaagcaagattagttgcaaaaggtttcactcaaaatgaaggcatagactattttgatacatatgctCCTGTTGCAAGAATAACATCGATTAGAGTACTTTTATCCTTGGCCTCTATCTATGATCTTTACGTACATAAAATGGATTTTAAAACAGCCTTTTTAAATGGGAACCTTAGTGAagaaatatatatgcaacaacctGAAGGTTTTGTTCTTCCGGGAAACGAGAAGAAAGTTTGCAAATTGATAAAGTCTCTTTATGGTCTTAAACAAGCGcctaaacaatggcatgaaagATTTGATAGTGTAATACTATCAACCGGATTCGTACATAATAATGCAGACAAGTGCATTTACTctaaatttacaaaaaaatatgGAGTAATAATTTGTTTATATGTCGATAACATGCTGATTTTTGGTACGAATCTACAAGGAATTATCGAGACCAAAAAGTATCTAACCTC belongs to Nicotiana tabacum cultivar K326 chromosome 6, ASM71507v2, whole genome shotgun sequence and includes:
- the LOC142181881 gene encoding uncharacterized protein LOC142181881, which encodes MEKLMSVVENPKEFIKLDRFDGTNFTRWKDKMIFLLSALNIYYVLDYALPPMPEPTAEDSDVVKEERKKREHDELLCRGHILNTLIDRLYDLYCNLKSPREIWTALRTAYQNEKRGIDKFLALQYFEFKIFDTRPIMDQIHELQILISKLSDLEVKIPDALQIGAILSKLPSSWNDYRKKILHSMDKMTVEQFRTHIQIESETRARDAISQPSSSAVNFVSQNGSGSGNKHLKVSKKSSFKKEKEL